A genomic window from Pirellulales bacterium includes:
- a CDS encoding LOG family protein yields MKSVSNTLPPVPPAPIDEPGGESNPLTPAVSRRRINDLIEQIKESAEKLAGDEPSRGDLKLLSRTLRELRYAFKVFTPYRSVRKVTVFGSARTPPGVPSYQQAVDFGRAMAEQNWLIVTGAASGIMEAGHVGAGREHSMGLNIMLPFEQEANPIIAGDPKLVHMKYFFTRKLMFVKECDAVCLLPGGFGTLDEGLEVLTLLQTGKRDIVPVVFLDEPGGTFWKRWHEFVVECLLKHALISPEDLSLYKLTDRVDEAVEEIINFFRVYHSMRYVRNKLVLRLQSAPGPELLAEINEQFQDILLEGEFTVREALPEEKDEPSLAKLPRLVFRFNRRNLGRLRQLIDCLNRGAVPIEAERT; encoded by the coding sequence ATGAAGTCTGTGAGTAACACCTTGCCTCCCGTTCCGCCGGCTCCCATTGATGAGCCCGGGGGAGAGTCGAATCCATTGACGCCCGCGGTCAGCCGGCGTCGCATCAACGATCTGATCGAGCAAATCAAGGAATCGGCTGAGAAGCTGGCCGGCGACGAGCCGAGCCGTGGCGACTTGAAGCTCTTGAGCCGCACGTTGCGCGAGTTGCGCTACGCCTTCAAGGTCTTCACCCCCTATCGCTCGGTGCGCAAGGTGACCGTGTTCGGTTCGGCTCGTACTCCGCCGGGGGTGCCCAGCTATCAGCAAGCGGTCGACTTCGGCCGCGCGATGGCCGAGCAGAACTGGTTGATCGTGACCGGCGCCGCCAGCGGCATCATGGAGGCGGGACACGTCGGCGCCGGGCGCGAGCACTCGATGGGCCTCAACATCATGCTCCCCTTCGAGCAAGAGGCCAACCCGATCATCGCGGGGGACCCGAAGCTCGTCCACATGAAGTACTTCTTCACGCGCAAGCTGATGTTCGTGAAGGAATGCGATGCCGTGTGCTTGCTGCCGGGGGGTTTTGGCACGCTCGACGAAGGGCTCGAGGTGCTCACGCTGCTGCAGACCGGCAAGCGCGACATCGTGCCGGTGGTCTTTCTCGACGAGCCAGGCGGAACGTTCTGGAAGCGCTGGCACGAGTTCGTCGTCGAATGCCTGCTGAAGCACGCGCTGATCTCGCCCGAGGATCTCTCGCTCTACAAGCTGACCGATCGAGTGGACGAGGCGGTGGAGGAAATCATCAATTTCTTCCGCGTCTACCACAGCATGCGCTACGTGCGGAACAAGCTGGTGTTGCGTCTGCAATCGGCGCCCGGTCCGGAGTTGCTCGCGGAGATCAACGAGCAGTTTCAAGACATTCTGCTCGAGGGGGAGTTCACCGTTCGCGAGGCCTTGCCCGAGGAGAAAGACGAACCCTCGCTGGCGAAGCTGCCACGACTGGTCTTCCGCTTCAATCGGCGCAATCTCGGCCGCTTGCGGCAGTTGATCGACTGCTTGAATCGCGGCGCCGTGCCGATCGAGGCCGAGCGCACCTGA
- a CDS encoding PKD domain-containing protein encodes MMKPRSKSASLWKTTRRSPRTRAALVQRGRRLAVDQLEERRLLAGIIAFGDSWGVGMRAPTQTMSNNLLGGLPVYGEAIGGRRAYQDADNPASVISRIEAHPNADVVLICLGGNDFLQAAQNGGFTLGGDNSQLFATIKEDLVTVMNTILNVRPDIQILFVGYDYPNVWDIGTNGDLIRLLLGVTPTNDPAERLQQSGVINAEMRSGEVEFEDIGLDSRRIHYVSNFGIVSTTVGYTGNLGTFSALGALGSPTGFPNQAYTDLPAPMSHKPAGDAIHLNAAGYSIVAQHAYNTFFNTAFLPAVLAAPDVDFGAVRIGATATQDLQAFNMGPNFTKLANVSIPTITGSFTGSAASLAWLFKDPTLGSDSVTSTISYTPTDRLPDTQQVTVTSAAGNKISQLTGTGVGPIYSSISSLDFGVTELGANTPLPIQISNITTDGDLGDLTALSLRSFSFSGVDASYFSVTGFTPGMKIDAGSLASLTIHVLPTAPVGLRTATLTFSTDVGADLGAAGSSYEIVLSADVVAIPPTAIAGGPYTSIEGVAVALVGSGTGVISLYEWDLGDDGSYDATGKNLNWIITEEGTYTVRLRVTGPGGVATDTATITIGNAPPTANVTGVNVSHVGVSQNFVLLANDPSAADRAAGYTFTIDWNGDGEIDETVVGPNGTVVSHTFNTPASYNVQVRATDKDGGVSAPATRTVHVWRLAQVGENIEWEGSGGADSVQFIQTSATEVEVHTTRIGGFTTNFVTVFTGVTGRVIGKGHSGNDVLDAAALSTISATLEGGRHNDTLIGGDADDILRGEFVGAKGDGAEGNDTLIGGPGNDLIEADGLEGGEDTVYGGAGNDTILGDGSDGAEGRADRLFGEDGNDQIFGHHGHDLLDGGDGDDLLTGGDGSEGNDTLLGGAGHDVLSGGSGKDSISGGTGNDILIGGMGLDTLAGEAGEDLLISDKTIFDLNAAALLAIHNEWTSAGSYEDRIAHLTGTPGGANGTIYLIPGTTLFDDGEIDHLTGGATDLDWFLYNLLEDILADHEPGETETDTSLFPLPN; translated from the coding sequence ATGATGAAGCCTCGTTCCAAGTCAGCAAGTCTCTGGAAGACCACCCGGCGTTCTCCGCGCACGCGTGCTGCGTTGGTGCAGCGTGGACGCCGCCTGGCGGTCGATCAGCTCGAGGAACGGCGACTGCTCGCGGGCATCATCGCGTTCGGCGATAGCTGGGGCGTGGGCATGCGGGCCCCGACCCAGACGATGTCGAACAATCTGCTGGGGGGCCTGCCGGTGTATGGCGAGGCGATCGGTGGCCGGCGCGCCTATCAAGACGCCGATAATCCGGCGAGCGTGATCTCGCGCATCGAAGCGCATCCCAATGCCGACGTGGTGCTCATCTGCCTGGGGGGGAACGATTTTCTGCAGGCCGCACAGAACGGGGGATTCACCCTGGGCGGAGATAACTCGCAGCTCTTCGCGACGATCAAGGAAGATCTCGTCACCGTCATGAATACGATCCTGAATGTACGCCCCGACATTCAGATCCTGTTCGTGGGCTACGACTATCCCAACGTTTGGGACATCGGCACCAACGGCGACCTGATTCGTCTGCTGCTCGGCGTTACCCCCACGAACGATCCTGCGGAACGTCTGCAACAAAGTGGGGTGATCAATGCCGAGATGCGTTCGGGAGAAGTCGAGTTCGAGGATATCGGGCTCGACTCGCGGCGCATTCATTACGTCTCGAATTTCGGTATCGTCTCGACCACGGTCGGTTACACCGGCAACCTGGGTACCTTTTCTGCGCTGGGCGCGTTGGGAAGCCCCACCGGATTTCCGAATCAGGCGTACACCGATTTGCCCGCCCCCATGTCGCACAAGCCAGCGGGAGATGCGATCCACCTGAATGCGGCGGGGTATTCGATCGTCGCCCAGCACGCCTACAACACCTTTTTCAATACGGCCTTCCTGCCGGCCGTCCTCGCGGCCCCCGACGTCGACTTTGGCGCGGTGCGCATCGGCGCGACGGCGACCCAGGACTTGCAGGCCTTCAACATGGGGCCCAACTTCACCAAGTTGGCCAACGTGAGCATTCCCACGATCACCGGCAGCTTCACGGGCAGCGCCGCCTCGCTGGCCTGGCTCTTCAAGGATCCCACGCTCGGTAGCGACAGCGTCACGTCGACCATCAGCTACACGCCGACCGATCGCCTGCCCGACACGCAGCAGGTGACCGTGACGAGTGCCGCGGGCAACAAGATCTCCCAGTTGACGGGCACGGGCGTCGGGCCGATCTATTCGAGCATCAGCTCGCTCGATTTCGGCGTGACCGAGCTTGGCGCCAATACGCCGCTGCCCATCCAGATCTCGAACATCACCACCGATGGCGACCTGGGGGACCTGACCGCGCTGTCGCTCCGTTCGTTCTCCTTCAGTGGTGTGGACGCCTCTTACTTCAGCGTCACGGGCTTTACCCCCGGCATGAAGATCGACGCCGGCTCGCTCGCCTCGCTCACCATCCACGTGCTCCCCACCGCGCCGGTGGGCCTGCGCACGGCCACGCTGACCTTCTCGACCGACGTTGGCGCCGATCTGGGAGCAGCGGGCAGTTCGTACGAAATCGTGCTGTCGGCCGACGTCGTGGCGATTCCGCCCACGGCGATCGCCGGTGGACCCTACACCAGCATCGAAGGCGTGGCCGTGGCGCTGGTGGGAAGTGGCACCGGTGTGATTTCCCTTTACGAATGGGATCTCGGCGACGACGGTTCCTACGATGCGACGGGCAAGAATCTCAACTGGATCATTACCGAAGAGGGCACGTACACCGTCCGCTTGCGCGTGACGGGCCCTGGCGGCGTCGCCACCGATACGGCGACGATCACCATCGGCAATGCCCCGCCGACGGCGAACGTAACGGGGGTCAATGTCTCGCACGTCGGGGTCTCGCAGAACTTCGTGCTGCTGGCCAACGATCCCTCGGCGGCCGACCGTGCCGCCGGTTACACCTTTACCATCGATTGGAACGGAGATGGCGAGATCGACGAAACCGTCGTCGGTCCGAATGGCACGGTGGTCAGTCACACGTTCAACACGCCGGCGTCCTATAACGTACAGGTCCGCGCCACCGACAAGGATGGCGGCGTTAGTGCCCCCGCCACGCGCACCGTACACGTCTGGCGACTCGCGCAGGTCGGCGAAAACATCGAGTGGGAAGGGTCGGGAGGCGCCGACTCCGTCCAGTTCATACAAACCAGCGCGACCGAGGTGGAAGTTCACACTACCAGGATCGGCGGCTTCACGACCAATTTCGTCACGGTATTCACTGGCGTCACCGGCCGTGTGATCGGCAAGGGTCACTCCGGCAACGATGTGCTCGACGCCGCCGCGCTTTCGACCATTTCCGCGACGCTCGAAGGGGGCCGGCACAACGATACGCTCATCGGCGGCGACGCCGACGACATCCTCCGCGGCGAGTTCGTTGGCGCGAAGGGGGATGGCGCCGAAGGGAACGACACGCTCATCGGCGGTCCCGGCAACGACCTGATCGAAGCAGACGGCCTCGAAGGAGGCGAAGACACCGTCTACGGTGGCGCCGGCAACGACACCATCCTGGGCGATGGCAGCGATGGCGCCGAAGGCCGCGCCGATCGTCTTTTTGGCGAGGATGGTAACGACCAGATCTTCGGCCACCATGGCCACGATCTTTTAGACGGCGGCGACGGAGACGACCTGCTTACCGGCGGCGACGGCAGCGAAGGGAACGACACCCTCCTCGGCGGCGCCGGCCACGACGTGCTCAGCGGTGGCTCGGGCAAGGACAGCATCTCGGGAGGGACGGGTAACGATATCCTTATCGGCGGAATGGGACTCGACACGCTGGCGGGAGAAGCGGGCGAAGACCTGTTGATCTCGGACAAGACCATCTTCGACTTGAACGCCGCCGCGCTACTGGCCATTCACAACGAGTGGACTTCGGCGGGGAGCTACGAAGATCGCATCGCGCATCTCACCGGCACGCCCGGCGGCGCGAATGGCACGATCTATCTCATCCCCGGCACCACGCTCTTCGACGACGGCGAAATCGACCATCTCACCGGCGGTGCCACCGATCTCGACTGGTTCCTCTACAACCTGCTCGAGGACATCCTCGCCGATCACGAGCCGGGAGAGACGGAAACCGACACCAGCCTCTTCCCACTGCCCAATTAA